A stretch of Sulfitobacter sp. THAF37 DNA encodes these proteins:
- the ctrA gene encoding response regulator transcription factor CtrA, whose translation MRVLLVEDDPTTSRSIELMLTHANLNVYATDLGEEGIDLAKLYDYDLILLDLDLPDMNGHDVLRQLRVSRIDTPILILSGADDTENKIKGFGFGADDYLTKPFHREELVARIHAIIRRSKGHSQSVIETGPICVNLDAKTVSVNKEAVHLTGKEYQMFELLSLRKGTTLTKEMFLNHLYGGMDEPELKIIDVFICKLRKKLSAATGGQNYIETVWGRGYVLRDPEPAERTLAATG comes from the coding sequence ATGCGTGTATTGCTAGTTGAAGACGATCCTACAACCTCCCGCAGCATCGAACTGATGCTGACGCATGCCAACCTGAACGTCTATGCCACCGACCTTGGCGAAGAGGGCATCGACCTTGCCAAGCTTTATGACTACGACCTGATCCTGCTCGACCTCGATCTGCCGGACATGAACGGCCATGACGTCTTGCGGCAGCTGCGGGTCAGCCGGATCGACACGCCGATCCTGATCCTCTCCGGGGCCGACGACACGGAGAACAAGATCAAGGGTTTTGGATTTGGCGCCGACGATTACCTGACCAAGCCGTTTCACCGCGAGGAACTGGTGGCACGGATCCACGCCATCATCCGCCGGTCCAAGGGGCATTCGCAGTCGGTCATCGAAACCGGGCCGATCTGTGTCAATCTGGATGCCAAAACGGTCAGCGTGAACAAGGAGGCCGTTCACCTCACCGGCAAGGAATACCAGATGTTCGAACTTCTGTCGCTGCGCAAGGGGACCACACTGACCAAGGAGATGTTCCTCAACCATCTTTACGGCGGCATGGACGAACCGGAACTCAAGATCATCGACGTTTTCATCTGCAAGCTGCGCAAGAAGCTGAGCGCGGCAACCGGCGGCCAGAATTACATCGAAACGGTCTGGGGCAGGGGATATGTGCTGCGCGATCCCGAACCAGCGGAACGGACCCTCGCTGCCACAGGCTGA
- the lpxA gene encoding acyl-ACP--UDP-N-acetylglucosamine O-acyltransferase, whose translation MSNIHPTAIIEDGAQIDASVQIGPYCTVGPEVVLGADVVLKSHVVITGDTRIGAGTVIFPFAVIGEIPQDLKFRGEKTALIIGERNRIREHVTMNCGTEAGGGVTRVGNDGLYMAGCHVAHDCVVGDRVVMVNNSGLAGHCVVEDDVILGGLSGVHQWVRLGQGAIIGAMTKITNDVIPYALVQAPKGELEGLNLVGLKRKGVSRADITALRAAYQMLAQGEGTFQERAVRLGAETESDYVRRITDFITSETDRHFLTPK comes from the coding sequence ATGAGTAACATCCACCCTACCGCGATCATCGAGGACGGCGCGCAAATCGACGCGTCTGTGCAGATCGGCCCCTATTGTACGGTGGGGCCCGAGGTCGTGCTTGGGGCTGACGTGGTGCTCAAGAGCCATGTGGTCATCACCGGGGATACCCGGATCGGCGCGGGTACGGTGATCTTTCCGTTCGCCGTCATCGGCGAAATCCCGCAGGACCTGAAATTCCGCGGCGAGAAGACCGCGTTGATCATCGGGGAACGCAACCGTATCCGCGAGCATGTGACCATGAACTGCGGCACCGAGGCCGGTGGCGGGGTGACACGGGTGGGCAATGACGGGCTCTATATGGCCGGTTGTCACGTGGCGCATGACTGTGTCGTGGGCGACCGTGTGGTCATGGTGAACAACTCCGGTCTCGCGGGGCACTGCGTGGTCGAGGACGACGTGATCCTCGGCGGGCTGTCAGGCGTGCACCAATGGGTGCGTCTGGGCCAGGGCGCCATCATTGGTGCGATGACCAAGATCACCAACGACGTCATCCCCTATGCGCTGGTTCAGGCCCCCAAGGGTGAGCTGGAGGGTCTGAACCTGGTGGGGCTCAAGCGCAAGGGCGTGTCGCGCGCCGACATCACCGCGCTCAGGGCGGCCTATCAGATGCTGGCGCAGGGCGAGGGCACCTTTCAGGAGCGCGCGGTCCGGCTGGGGGCGGAAACCGAAAGCGACTATGTGCGCCGGATCACGGATTTCATCACCTCCGAGACCGACCGCCATTTCCTGACACCGAAATGA
- the fabZ gene encoding 3-hydroxyacyl-ACP dehydratase FabZ: MNQEKQSADIQTIQRILPHRYPFLLVDKVMEIDGTSSAVGIKNVTMNEPHFQGHFPGTPIMPGVTIVEAMAQTAGVMLGVALDIMDRDMLIYFMSIDKCKFRRKVVPGDVLRMDLKTLRGKAGGKVWRFGGVATVEGEMAAEAEFMAMVDLPKEAS; this comes from the coding sequence ATGAACCAAGAAAAACAAAGTGCTGACATCCAGACAATTCAGCGCATCCTGCCGCACCGCTATCCCTTTCTGTTGGTGGACAAGGTGATGGAAATCGACGGCACTTCCTCTGCCGTGGGGATCAAGAATGTGACGATGAACGAGCCGCATTTTCAGGGCCATTTTCCCGGCACCCCGATCATGCCCGGAGTCACCATCGTAGAGGCGATGGCGCAGACGGCGGGGGTCATGCTGGGGGTGGCGCTGGATATCATGGACCGCGACATGCTGATCTACTTCATGTCGATCGACAAATGCAAATTCCGCCGCAAGGTTGTGCCGGGCGACGTGCTGAGGATGGATCTGAAAACCCTGCGCGGCAAGGCGGGCGGCAAGGTCTGGCGCTTTGGCGGCGTTGCCACGGTCGAAGGCGAGATGGCCGCCGAGGCCGAATTCATGGCGATGGTCGATCTTCCGAAAGAGGCATCATGA
- a CDS encoding LpxI family protein, whose translation MTLALIAGRGRLPAQVVAAQDRAPLICALDGTPPDTLAVDLTFRLETLGSLLIELGQRGVTQVCFCGGVHRPALDPTALDDETRPLIPMFEKALAAGDNGALQVIKEIFEQTGFEVVGADTLVPDLVALPGVLSDAWPSAQMRRDAARGEAVLAGLAPLDIGQACVIGGEQVLGVEAMGGTAHLLETLPPRAREMNAILCKGPKAGQIREIDMPTIGPETLRAAHAAGLAGVIVDAGDVIVLDREECVRLADEFGLVLWSRRGGEG comes from the coding sequence ATGACGCTGGCACTCATCGCGGGGCGCGGCAGGCTGCCGGCGCAGGTTGTCGCGGCGCAGGACCGCGCACCGCTGATCTGCGCGCTGGACGGCACGCCGCCGGACACGCTGGCGGTGGATCTGACCTTCCGGCTGGAAACGCTGGGCTCTTTGCTGATCGAACTTGGCCAGCGCGGGGTGACGCAGGTCTGTTTCTGCGGTGGCGTGCACCGGCCCGCGCTTGACCCTACGGCGCTGGACGACGAGACCAGACCGCTGATACCGATGTTCGAAAAGGCGCTGGCGGCGGGCGACAACGGCGCGTTGCAGGTCATCAAGGAGATTTTCGAACAGACCGGTTTCGAGGTCGTGGGGGCCGACACGCTGGTGCCCGATCTGGTGGCCCTGCCGGGGGTTTTGTCCGATGCCTGGCCCAGCGCGCAGATGCGCCGCGATGCCGCGCGGGGCGAGGCGGTGCTGGCAGGGCTGGCGCCGCTCGACATCGGGCAGGCCTGCGTGATCGGCGGGGAACAGGTGCTGGGGGTTGAGGCCATGGGCGGCACGGCGCATCTGCTGGAAACCCTGCCGCCGCGCGCGCGAGAGATGAACGCGATTCTCTGCAAGGGACCCAAGGCCGGACAGATCCGCGAGATCGACATGCCCACCATCGGCCCCGAGACGCTGCGCGCGGCCCATGCCGCCGGTCTGGCCGGGGTGATCGTGGATGCAGGCGATGTGATCGTTCTCGACCGCGAGGAGTGCGTGCGTCTGGCCGACGAATTCGGCCTTGTCCTGTGGTCCCGGCGCGGGGGCGAGGGGTGA
- a CDS encoding DUF1153 domain-containing protein → MYLKKVEGPRAVTLPDGSVMSRADLPAPDTRRWVASRKAAVVRGVVHGLITRDEAMERYQLSPDEFLEWLRAVSEHGETALKATTLQKYRQL, encoded by the coding sequence ATGTACCTGAAGAAAGTCGAAGGGCCGCGGGCGGTCACGTTACCGGATGGGTCAGTGATGTCGCGCGCCGATCTGCCCGCGCCCGACACACGGCGATGGGTCGCGTCACGCAAGGCCGCGGTGGTCCGCGGGGTGGTCCATGGCCTGATCACCCGCGACGAGGCGATGGAGCGATATCAGCTGAGCCCGGATGAGTTTCTGGAATGGCTGCGGGCTGTCAGCGAACACGGGGAGACCGCGCTGAAGGCGACGACGCTTCAAAAGTATAGACAACTTTAA
- the ligA gene encoding NAD-dependent DNA ligase LigA: MASEIEKLTEDEARAALADLARTLAAANSAYHGADAPEMSDAEYDALRQRNAQIEARFPHLKRDDSPTDLVGAAPAEGFSKVTHAVSMLSLSNVFDAEEVTEFDARVRKYLGLSQTDSLRYTAEPKIDGLSLSLRYEGGKLVQAATRGDGAVGENVTANARTVGDIPVTLDGAPDLLEVRGEIYMSHADFEALNERQTTAGAKTFANPRNAAAGSLRQLDARITKARPLRFFAYAWGALSAPLADTQMGAIERLESLGFATNPLTGLCDGPADMLAQYAKIEAQRATLGYDIDGVVYKVDDLALQDRLGYRSTTPRWATAHKFPAELAWTRLEAIDIQVGRTGALSPVARLHPVTVGGVVVSNATLHNEDYIKGLDSKGGEIRGGKDIRVGDWVQVYRAGDVIPKVAEVDLSKRPEDSAPYVFPDTCPECGSDAVREPGDAVRRCTGGLICPAQAVEKLKHFVSRAAFDIEGLGAKQVEQFYLDGWIAEPADIFTLQERYGQGVKQLKNREGWGEKSAGNLFQAIEDKRHIPFSRLLFSLGIRHVGESASNLIALHYGNWAAFERAMDAAAGQSGADWEDLIGIDGVGTVMAGSLVNTFAQERERASIDRLVAHLTVKEAKRADTTGSPVAGKTVVFTGTLEKMTRAEAKARAERLGAKVAGSVSAKTDILIAGPGAGSKAKKAAELGIEILDEDGWLTLIGAS, encoded by the coding sequence TTGGCATCCGAAATCGAGAAATTGACGGAGGACGAGGCGCGCGCGGCGCTGGCGGACCTTGCCCGGACACTGGCCGCAGCGAACAGCGCCTACCACGGCGCGGATGCGCCCGAGATGTCGGACGCGGAATATGACGCGCTCAGGCAGCGCAATGCGCAGATCGAAGCGCGTTTTCCCCATCTGAAACGCGATGACAGCCCCACCGACCTGGTCGGCGCCGCCCCGGCGGAGGGGTTTTCCAAAGTCACCCACGCCGTGTCGATGCTGTCACTGTCCAACGTCTTTGACGCCGAAGAGGTGACGGAATTCGACGCACGGGTGCGCAAGTATCTGGGGCTGAGTCAGACCGACAGCCTGCGCTACACCGCAGAGCCGAAAATCGACGGGCTTTCGCTGTCCCTGCGGTATGAGGGTGGCAAGCTGGTTCAGGCGGCAACGCGCGGCGACGGCGCGGTGGGAGAGAACGTGACCGCCAATGCCCGTACCGTCGGCGACATTCCCGTGACGCTCGACGGTGCGCCGGATCTTCTTGAGGTGCGCGGCGAAATCTACATGAGCCACGCGGATTTCGAGGCGCTGAACGAACGGCAGACCACCGCCGGGGCCAAGACCTTTGCCAACCCGCGCAACGCCGCGGCGGGATCGTTGCGGCAGCTCGACGCGCGCATCACCAAGGCGCGTCCGCTGCGGTTCTTCGCCTACGCCTGGGGCGCGTTGAGCGCACCGCTGGCCGACACGCAGATGGGTGCGATCGAGCGGTTGGAGAGCCTCGGCTTTGCCACCAATCCGCTGACCGGGCTTTGCGACGGACCGGCGGATATGCTGGCGCAATATGCCAAGATCGAAGCGCAGCGCGCGACGCTGGGCTACGACATCGACGGGGTGGTGTACAAGGTCGACGATCTCGCACTGCAGGACCGGTTGGGATATCGTTCGACCACACCCCGCTGGGCCACCGCCCACAAGTTTCCTGCCGAACTGGCCTGGACCCGGCTTGAGGCGATCGACATCCAGGTGGGCCGCACCGGCGCGCTGTCGCCGGTGGCGCGGCTGCACCCGGTCACGGTGGGCGGTGTCGTTGTGTCGAACGCGACGCTGCACAATGAGGATTACATCAAAGGTCTCGACAGCAAGGGCGGCGAGATCCGCGGCGGCAAGGACATTCGCGTCGGCGACTGGGTGCAGGTCTACCGCGCGGGCGATGTGATCCCGAAGGTGGCGGAGGTGGACCTGTCCAAACGCCCTGAGGACAGCGCCCCCTACGTTTTCCCCGACACCTGCCCGGAATGCGGGTCGGACGCGGTGCGCGAACCCGGCGACGCGGTGCGGCGCTGTACCGGCGGCCTGATCTGTCCGGCGCAGGCGGTGGAAAAGCTGAAACACTTCGTGTCCCGCGCCGCCTTCGACATCGAAGGGCTGGGGGCAAAGCAGGTCGAACAATTCTACCTGGACGGCTGGATCGCCGAGCCCGCCGACATCTTTACCCTGCAGGAGCGGTATGGCCAGGGGGTCAAACAGCTCAAAAACCGGGAGGGTTGGGGCGAGAAATCGGCCGGTAATCTGTTTCAGGCGATCGAAGACAAGCGCCACATCCCGTTTTCGAGGCTGCTGTTCTCATTGGGAATCCGCCATGTGGGCGAATCCGCCTCGAACCTGATCGCGCTGCATTACGGCAACTGGGCGGCGTTCGAGCGGGCGATGGACGCGGCCGCCGGCCAAAGCGGTGCGGACTGGGAAGATCTGATCGGCATCGACGGTGTCGGCACGGTGATGGCCGGATCCCTGGTCAACACCTTCGCGCAGGAGCGCGAGCGTGCCTCGATCGACCGGCTGGTGGCGCACCTGACGGTCAAGGAAGCCAAGCGCGCCGACACCACCGGCAGCCCCGTCGCGGGCAAGACGGTGGTGTTTACCGGCACGCTGGAAAAGATGACCCGCGCCGAGGCCAAGGCGCGCGCCGAGCGGCTGGGCGCAAAGGTGGCCGGGTCGGTCAGCGCCAAGACGGATATCCTGATCGCCGGTCCGGGTGCCGGTTCCAAGGCGAAGAAGGCGGCGGAACTGGGCATCGAAATCCTGGACGAGGACGGCTGGCTGACACTGATCGGCGCTTCATGA
- the mnmA gene encoding tRNA 2-thiouridine(34) synthase MnmA translates to MPLDQTPPLNSLGFAKPPADTRVVVAMSGGVDSSVVAAMLAEEGYDVVGVTLQLYDHGAALAKKGACCAGIDIHDARRVAEDMGFPHYVLDYENVFKDAVIDEFADSYLSGATPVPCIRCNERVKFKDLLETARDLDADCMATGHYIQRKMGAHGPELHAAADASRDQSYFLFSTTPEQLSYLRFPLGHLPSKDDTRALAAKYGLSVAMKPDSQDICFVPNGDYASVIRKLRPEAADPGNIVDTNGQVLARHEGVINYTVGQRRGLGIGGLADPLYVIKLDPERKEVVVGPKSMLATRTVPVKEINWLGDAPLTSRTEWPIAVRVRSTRPPQDAILRPLSDTTAEVELLTPEQGVSPGQACVFYDPDSSRIFGGGWIHKG, encoded by the coding sequence ATGCCCCTCGATCAGACGCCGCCCCTCAATTCGCTTGGCTTCGCCAAGCCACCGGCCGATACCCGCGTCGTCGTGGCCATGTCGGGCGGCGTGGACAGCTCCGTCGTGGCCGCCATGCTGGCTGAAGAGGGCTACGACGTGGTCGGCGTGACGCTTCAGCTCTACGATCACGGCGCGGCGCTGGCCAAAAAGGGCGCCTGCTGCGCCGGGATCGACATCCACGATGCCCGCCGCGTGGCCGAGGACATGGGATTTCCCCACTACGTTCTCGACTATGAGAATGTCTTCAAGGACGCGGTGATCGACGAATTCGCAGACAGCTACCTGAGCGGAGCCACCCCGGTCCCCTGCATCCGCTGCAACGAACGGGTGAAATTCAAGGACCTGCTGGAAACCGCCAGGGACCTCGATGCCGATTGCATGGCCACCGGCCACTACATCCAGCGCAAGATGGGCGCACATGGTCCGGAACTGCACGCCGCCGCCGATGCCAGCCGCGATCAAAGCTATTTCCTGTTCTCCACCACGCCCGAACAGCTGTCCTACCTGCGCTTTCCGCTGGGCCACCTGCCCAGCAAGGACGACACCCGCGCGCTGGCCGCCAAATACGGGCTGAGCGTCGCGATGAAACCCGACAGCCAGGACATCTGCTTCGTCCCCAACGGCGATTATGCCAGCGTGATCCGCAAACTGCGGCCCGAAGCCGCCGATCCGGGCAATATCGTGGATACGAACGGCCAGGTGCTGGCCCGCCACGAGGGTGTGATCAACTACACCGTCGGTCAGCGCCGCGGCCTCGGGATCGGCGGGCTTGCCGACCCGCTCTACGTGATCAAGCTCGACCCCGAGCGCAAGGAAGTCGTGGTCGGGCCAAAATCGATGCTGGCCACCCGGACGGTTCCGGTCAAGGAAATCAACTGGCTGGGCGACGCCCCGCTGACCAGCCGCACGGAATGGCCCATCGCGGTACGGGTCCGCTCGACCCGTCCGCCGCAGGACGCCATCCTGCGCCCGCTTTCCGACACCACCGCCGAAGTTGAACTGCTCACCCCCGAACAGGGCGTCTCACCCGGTCAGGCCTGCGTCTTCTACGATCCCGACAGCAGCCGCATTTTCGGCGGCGGATGGATCCACAAAGGCTGA
- the recG gene encoding ATP-dependent DNA helicase RecG, which translates to MKGRPEALFPLFAGLETLEGVGPKTAQTLGQLSVIAPRDLLFTLPYSGIDRRLRSTVRDAVLPAVVTVAVTVGTHHAPRSKGGAYRIHVEDAETSFQLVFFHARGDYWKRQLPPGARRVVSGRVELFDGIPQMVHPDFAVPEEAADDIPSFEPVYPLTGGITQKLMYKATRAALDRTPELAEWIDTGQMTREGWPGFRAAAEAAHAPLSSADLAPTAPARARLAYDELFAHQITLALARQKERRVKGRVTKGDGHLRDRVLASLPFAPTGAQTRAVAQIAADMASVQRMNRLLQGDVGAGKTLVAFLALLCAVEAGGQGVLMAPTEILARQHLQGLRPLAEEAGVVLEILTGRDKGAERQAKLTALENGAIQVLVGTHAVFQADVTFADLRLAVVDEQHRFGVRQRLELGRKGQRPDVLVMTATPIPRSLTLAQYGDMDVSVLDEKPPGRQPIKTALISTDRIDQVVDRLRAAIAEGRQCYWVCPLVEESEVSDLIAAEERFKRLRAALGEGVVGLVHGQMPPAEKDAAMRAFQQGETQVLVATTVIEVGVDVPNATIMVVERAEIFGLAQLHQLRGRVGRGQGASTCLLMFQNPLSETGRQRLEVLRETEDGFVIAETDLKMRGTGDLIGTAQSGVPKFRVADLERQAGLMAVAQSDARKLLADDPALESERGRAARVLLWLMRQDEAIRLISVG; encoded by the coding sequence ATGAAGGGTCGGCCCGAGGCATTGTTTCCGCTCTTTGCGGGGCTGGAAACGCTGGAAGGTGTGGGGCCCAAGACCGCGCAGACCCTGGGCCAGCTGTCGGTCATCGCACCGCGGGATCTGCTGTTCACCTTGCCCTATTCCGGCATCGACCGCCGCCTGCGCAGCACGGTGCGTGACGCGGTGTTGCCTGCGGTCGTGACTGTGGCGGTCACGGTTGGCACACATCATGCACCGCGCAGCAAGGGCGGGGCCTATCGCATTCATGTGGAGGATGCGGAAACCAGCTTTCAACTGGTGTTCTTCCATGCGCGGGGCGACTACTGGAAACGCCAGCTGCCGCCGGGTGCGCGGAGGGTGGTGTCGGGCCGGGTCGAGCTGTTTGACGGCATTCCGCAGATGGTACACCCCGATTTCGCCGTGCCGGAAGAGGCGGCAGACGACATTCCAAGCTTTGAGCCGGTCTATCCGCTGACCGGGGGCATCACGCAGAAGCTGATGTACAAGGCAACCCGCGCCGCCCTGGACCGGACGCCGGAGCTGGCCGAATGGATCGACACCGGGCAGATGACGCGCGAAGGCTGGCCCGGCTTTCGAGCCGCGGCAGAAGCAGCCCACGCGCCGCTGTCCAGTGCCGACCTTGCCCCCACAGCGCCCGCGCGGGCGCGGCTGGCCTATGACGAGCTGTTCGCGCACCAGATCACCCTCGCGCTTGCCCGACAAAAGGAACGCCGGGTGAAGGGTCGTGTCACGAAAGGTGACGGGCATCTGCGGGACCGCGTGCTCGCCTCCTTGCCCTTTGCGCCGACCGGGGCGCAGACCCGTGCGGTGGCCCAGATTGCCGCCGACATGGCCAGCGTACAGCGGATGAACCGGCTGCTGCAGGGGGATGTGGGGGCGGGCAAGACGCTGGTGGCGTTTCTTGCGTTGCTCTGCGCGGTAGAGGCGGGCGGGCAGGGCGTGCTGATGGCCCCGACCGAGATCCTGGCCCGACAGCACCTGCAGGGGCTGCGTCCGCTGGCCGAAGAGGCCGGGGTGGTTCTTGAAATCCTGACCGGACGGGACAAGGGGGCGGAGCGGCAGGCCAAGCTGACCGCGCTGGAAAATGGCGCCATTCAGGTGCTGGTCGGGACACATGCGGTGTTTCAGGCCGATGTGACCTTTGCCGACCTGCGCCTGGCGGTGGTCGATGAACAGCACCGTTTCGGCGTGCGCCAGCGGCTTGAGCTGGGCCGCAAGGGCCAGCGGCCCGATGTTCTGGTGATGACCGCCACGCCGATCCCGCGGTCGCTGACGCTGGCGCAATATGGCGACATGGACGTGTCCGTTCTGGATGAAAAGCCGCCGGGCCGCCAGCCGATCAAGACCGCATTGATCAGCACCGACCGCATCGACCAGGTGGTGGACCGCCTGCGCGCGGCCATCGCGGAGGGACGCCAGTGCTACTGGGTCTGTCCGCTGGTCGAGGAAAGCGAAGTCAGCGATCTGATCGCCGCCGAAGAGCGGTTCAAACGTCTTCGGGCGGCCCTGGGCGAGGGGGTCGTGGGGCTGGTGCATGGCCAGATGCCTCCGGCGGAAAAGGACGCGGCGATGCGTGCCTTCCAGCAGGGAGAGACGCAGGTGCTGGTGGCCACCACGGTCATAGAGGTGGGCGTGGACGTACCTAACGCCACAATCATGGTGGTGGAGCGGGCCGAGATCTTTGGCCTGGCCCAGCTGCACCAGTTGCGCGGCAGGGTCGGGCGCGGGCAGGGGGCGTCGACCTGCCTTTTGATGTTCCAGAACCCGCTGAGCGAAACCGGACGCCAGCGGCTGGAAGTCCTGCGCGAGACGGAGGACGGCTTTGTCATCGCGGAAACCGACCTCAAGATGCGCGGCACCGGCGATCTGATCGGGACGGCACAATCCGGCGTGCCGAAATTCCGCGTGGCCGACCTGGAGCGGCAGGCGGGCCTGATGGCGGTGGCGCAGTCCGACGCGCGAAAGCTGCTTGCGGACGACCCGGCGCTGGAGAGCGAACGCGGTCGGGCCGCCCGCGTTCTGCTCTGGCTGATGCGGCAGGACGAAGCGATTCGTTTGATTTCAGTGGGTTAA
- the lpxB gene encoding lipid-A-disaccharide synthase, with translation MRVFVLAGEPSGDRLGGALMAGLKALRPDVTFEGVGGPEMQAKGLESLFDMSELSVMGLAEILPKYRALKARIRQTADAVLGMQPDVMITIDSPDFSLRVAKLVKAQSAIRTVHYVAPSVWAWRPGRAAHMAKHIDHVLALLPFEPALMRAAGMECDFVGHPVVSEPVATDEEAAAFRRESGIGDAPFVLVLPGSRKAEVARLGAVFGDALGLLLARRPQMRVVVPAAVSVADEVRAAVADWPGTPLVLDPRDGGDAKARKRAAFRAADLALAASGTVSLELAAASTPMVIGYRVNWLTFRIVKAIALIDTVTLVNLVSETRVVPEYLGPDCTAEGIAEGLQAVLANPEAQEAAMALTMERLGKGGEAPGLRAARAVLDAM, from the coding sequence GTGAGGGTCTTTGTCCTTGCCGGTGAACCTTCGGGCGACAGGCTGGGCGGGGCGTTGATGGCCGGGCTGAAGGCCCTGCGCCCCGATGTGACATTCGAGGGTGTGGGAGGCCCCGAGATGCAGGCCAAAGGTCTGGAGAGCCTGTTCGACATGTCGGAACTGAGCGTCATGGGACTGGCCGAGATCCTGCCGAAGTACCGGGCACTCAAGGCGCGGATCCGGCAGACCGCCGACGCGGTGCTTGGGATGCAGCCGGATGTGATGATCACCATCGACAGCCCCGATTTTTCCCTGCGGGTCGCAAAACTGGTCAAGGCGCAGAGCGCCATCAGGACCGTGCATTACGTGGCGCCCTCGGTCTGGGCCTGGCGGCCTGGCCGGGCGGCGCATATGGCGAAACACATCGACCATGTGCTGGCGCTGCTGCCCTTTGAGCCGGCGCTGATGCGGGCCGCGGGCATGGAATGCGATTTCGTGGGTCATCCGGTGGTGTCCGAGCCTGTTGCGACGGATGAAGAGGCCGCTGCCTTCCGCCGTGAAAGCGGCATCGGTGACGCGCCTTTCGTACTGGTCCTGCCGGGGTCGCGCAAGGCAGAGGTGGCGCGCCTGGGGGCGGTGTTCGGCGATGCGCTGGGGCTGCTTCTGGCGCGCCGCCCGCAGATGCGCGTTGTCGTGCCAGCCGCGGTATCGGTCGCCGACGAGGTGCGCGCGGCGGTGGCGGATTGGCCCGGGACCCCGCTGGTGCTGGACCCGCGCGATGGCGGCGATGCCAAGGCACGCAAGCGCGCGGCGTTTCGTGCGGCGGATCTGGCGCTGGCGGCCTCGGGCACGGTATCGCTGGAACTGGCGGCGGCGTCGACGCCGATGGTGATCGGATACCGGGTGAACTGGCTGACCTTTCGCATCGTCAAGGCGATTGCGCTGATCGACACGGTGACGCTGGTCAATCTGGTCAGCGAGACACGGGTGGTGCCGGAATACCTGGGCCCCGACTGCACGGCGGAGGGGATTGCCGAAGGTTTGCAGGCGGTGCTGGCCAATCCGGAGGCGCAGGAGGCGGCAATGGCGTTGACCATGGAGCGGTTGGGCAAGGGCGGCGAGGCGCCGGGTTTGAGGGCGGCACGGGCGGTTCTGGACGCGATGTGA